The following proteins are encoded in a genomic region of Actinomadura sp. NAK00032:
- the efeB gene encoding iron uptake transporter deferrochelatase/peroxidase subunit: MTEARPGLSRRRMLGFSGASLLVGAAAGAGIDRMAFADEEADAGAAVAFRGPHQAGIATPVQDRLHFAAFDVTTGDRDRLVRMLKEWTAAAAAMTAGKPVGDGAVGGPAVAPPDDTGEALGLPPSRLTLTIGFGPTLFDKDGKDRFGLKARRPAALVDLPHFPGDALDPDRSGGDIAVQACADDPQVAVHAIRNLARIGFGTVSVRWSQLGFGKTSSTTPDAQTPRNLFGFKDGTDNIGSADTALLGRHVWAGEGDGAAWMAGGSYLVARRIRMHIETWDRTSLREQEDIFGRDKGEGAPVGAAKERDEPVLSRMKPDAHVRLAHPDSNRGARILRRGYSFTDGSDGLGRLDAGLFFIAFQRDPRTGFIPIQQSLADDALNEYIQHVGSGVYACPPGVREGGFWGDTLFT, translated from the coding sequence ATGACCGAGGCGCGGCCGGGGCTGTCCCGGCGCCGGATGCTGGGCTTCTCCGGCGCGAGCCTGCTCGTCGGCGCGGCCGCCGGCGCGGGCATCGACCGGATGGCGTTCGCCGACGAGGAGGCCGACGCCGGCGCGGCCGTCGCGTTCCGCGGCCCGCACCAGGCGGGCATCGCCACGCCCGTCCAGGACCGGCTGCACTTCGCCGCGTTCGACGTGACGACCGGCGACCGCGACCGGCTCGTCCGGATGCTGAAGGAGTGGACGGCCGCGGCCGCCGCCATGACCGCCGGGAAACCGGTCGGGGACGGCGCGGTCGGCGGGCCGGCGGTGGCGCCGCCGGACGACACCGGCGAGGCGCTCGGCCTGCCCCCGTCCCGGCTCACGCTGACGATCGGGTTCGGGCCCACGCTGTTCGACAAGGACGGCAAGGACCGGTTCGGCCTCAAGGCGCGCCGCCCGGCCGCCCTCGTCGACCTGCCGCACTTTCCCGGCGACGCCCTCGACCCCGACCGCAGCGGCGGCGACATCGCCGTCCAGGCGTGCGCGGACGACCCGCAGGTCGCCGTGCACGCGATCCGCAACCTGGCCCGGATCGGGTTCGGCACGGTCTCGGTCCGCTGGTCGCAGCTCGGGTTCGGCAAGACGTCCTCGACCACGCCGGACGCGCAGACCCCGCGCAACCTGTTCGGGTTCAAGGACGGCACCGACAACATCGGCTCCGCCGACACGGCGCTGCTCGGCAGGCACGTCTGGGCGGGCGAGGGCGACGGCGCGGCCTGGATGGCGGGCGGCTCCTACCTCGTCGCCCGCCGCATCCGGATGCACATCGAGACCTGGGACCGGACGTCCCTGCGCGAGCAGGAGGACATCTTCGGCCGCGACAAGGGCGAGGGCGCGCCCGTGGGGGCGGCGAAGGAGCGCGACGAACCCGTCCTGTCCCGGATGAAGCCGGACGCGCACGTCCGCCTCGCCCACCCCGACTCCAACCGCGGCGCGCGGATCCTGCGGCGCGGCTACTCCTTCACCGACGGGTCCGACGGCCTCGGCCGGCTGGACGCGGGCCTGTTCTTCATCGCGTTCCAGCGCGACCCGCGCACCGGGTTCATCCCGATCCAGCAGTCGCTGGCCGACGACGCGCTGAACGAGTACATCCAGCACGTCGGATCGGGCGTCTACGCGTGCCCGCCGGGCGTCCGCGAAGGCGGCTTCTGGGGCGACACCCTGTTCACCTAG
- a CDS encoding molecular chaperone DnaJ produces the protein MRGPGDQRRRGGRGAQAAAAAVEAKEAAAGAFYDMDQAQKYLGGRVTVFEDLDAAAAAPVRREFDGLSESADAASIAYISVLDAHDVDDQDRSPAEYDAARRAFVASTERLQQITRNLNGFAERLAPRMARLEAALDQLPPRLAAAREAVAAAEAAVTAAREAGMDAADPEAELARARQVLAQLGSKGLGGLGLDGAIRKAEEVREIAEGAREAAAELPQLAQKVRNSLASVRTRADAAANRVGPVREAMRVLLRGYSQACWQDLKGAPESIEAAVTRARERLNEASAHVARTEWKQAQRALTAARTELNAADRRAGQVTGRVEELRAVAADPAKPAESAQFAVRDAQRLAMAQPGGAAPQHVRVLDGLVERLENAPKRLGGSHPDYWAYLQELESIKTAAGDVVTRIRSERAGQG, from the coding sequence TTGCGGGGACCGGGCGACCAGCGCCGCCGGGGCGGCAGGGGGGCGCAGGCGGCCGCCGCGGCGGTCGAGGCCAAGGAGGCGGCGGCGGGCGCCTTCTACGACATGGACCAGGCGCAGAAGTACCTCGGCGGCCGCGTCACCGTCTTCGAGGACCTGGACGCGGCCGCGGCGGCGCCCGTCCGGCGGGAGTTCGACGGGCTGTCGGAGTCCGCCGACGCCGCGTCCATCGCCTACATCTCCGTGCTGGACGCGCACGACGTCGATGACCAGGACCGGTCACCGGCCGAGTACGACGCGGCGCGGCGCGCGTTCGTGGCCTCCACCGAGCGGCTGCAGCAGATCACCCGGAACCTGAACGGCTTCGCCGAGCGGCTCGCGCCGCGCATGGCCCGGCTGGAGGCCGCCCTCGACCAGCTTCCGCCGCGGCTGGCCGCGGCCCGCGAGGCGGTGGCCGCGGCCGAGGCCGCCGTCACCGCGGCGCGGGAGGCGGGGATGGACGCGGCCGACCCGGAGGCGGAGCTCGCCCGCGCCCGGCAGGTCCTCGCGCAGCTCGGCTCGAAGGGGCTCGGCGGGCTCGGGCTGGACGGCGCGATCCGCAAGGCCGAGGAGGTCCGGGAGATCGCCGAGGGGGCCCGGGAGGCCGCCGCGGAGCTGCCGCAGCTGGCGCAGAAGGTCCGCAACTCGCTCGCCTCCGTCCGGACGCGGGCGGACGCCGCCGCGAACCGCGTCGGGCCCGTCCGGGAGGCGATGCGGGTGCTGCTGCGCGGCTACTCGCAGGCCTGCTGGCAGGACCTCAAGGGCGCGCCCGAGTCCATCGAGGCCGCCGTCACGCGGGCCCGGGAGCGGCTGAACGAGGCGTCCGCGCACGTCGCCCGCACCGAGTGGAAGCAGGCGCAGCGGGCGCTCACCGCCGCGCGCACCGAGCTGAACGCGGCCGACCGCCGCGCCGGGCAGGTCACCGGCCGGGTCGAGGAGCTGAGGGCGGTCGCCGCCGACCCGGCCAAGCCCGCCGAGAGCGCCCAGTTCGCCGTGCGGGACGCGCAGCGGCTCGCCATGGCCCAGCCGGGCGGGGCCGCGCCGCAGCACGTCCGGGTGCTGGACGGGCTGGTCGAGCGGCTGGAGAACGCGCCGAAGCGGCTCGGCGGCTCCCATCCGGACTACTGGGCCTACCTCCAGGAGCTGGAGTCGATCAAGACCGCCGCCGGGGACGTCGTGACCCGCATCCGCTCCGAGCGGGCCGGGCAGGGCTAG
- a CDS encoding TerD family protein, translating to MPVSLSKGGNVSLTKQAPGLTAVIVGLGWDLRTTTGTDFDLDASAMVLDGSGKIITDQHFVFFNNLRTPDGAVEHSGDNTTGAGEGDDEQLKVNFGAMPAAAERVAFAVSIYDADSRGQNFGQVRNAYIRVMNQADGAEMARYDLSEDASMETAMVFGELYRNGTEWKFRAVGQGYASGLAGIATDFGVNL from the coding sequence GTGCCCGTCAGCCTGAGCAAAGGCGGCAATGTCTCGCTCACCAAGCAGGCGCCCGGACTGACCGCGGTGATCGTCGGTCTCGGCTGGGACCTGCGCACCACCACCGGCACGGACTTCGACCTCGACGCCTCCGCCATGGTGCTGGACGGCTCCGGCAAGATCATCACCGACCAGCACTTCGTGTTCTTCAACAACCTGCGCACCCCCGACGGCGCGGTCGAGCACAGCGGCGACAACACCACCGGCGCCGGCGAGGGCGACGACGAGCAGCTGAAGGTCAACTTCGGCGCGATGCCGGCCGCCGCCGAGCGGGTGGCGTTCGCGGTCTCGATCTACGACGCCGACAGCCGCGGGCAGAACTTCGGGCAGGTCCGCAACGCCTACATCCGGGTGATGAACCAGGCCGACGGCGCCGAGATGGCCCGCTACGACCTGTCGGAGGACGCCTCGATGGAGACCGCGATGGTCTTCGGCGAGCTGTACCGCAACGGCACGGAGTGGAAGTTCCGCGCGGTCGGCCAGGGCTACGCGTCCGGGCTGGCCGGCATCGCGACGGACTTCGGCGTCAACCTCTGA
- a CDS encoding TerD family protein — translation MGVSLAKGGNVSLTKAAPNLTAVTVGLGWDVRATTGADFDLDASALMLASTGKVISDQHFVFFNNLRSPDGSVEHTGDNLTGEGEGDDESINVDLTGVPAECERVVFPVSIYDADNRHQSFGQVRNAFIRIVNRTDGNELARFDLTEDASTETAMVFGELYRHNGEWKFRAVGQGYASGLAGIAMDFGVNVG, via the coding sequence ATGGGAGTCTCACTCGCCAAGGGCGGCAACGTCTCGCTGACGAAGGCCGCGCCCAACCTCACCGCGGTCACCGTCGGCCTCGGCTGGGACGTCCGCGCCACCACCGGCGCGGACTTCGACCTGGACGCGTCCGCGCTGATGCTGGCGAGCACCGGCAAGGTCATCTCCGACCAGCACTTCGTGTTCTTCAACAACCTGCGGAGCCCGGACGGCTCGGTCGAGCACACCGGCGACAACCTGACCGGCGAGGGCGAGGGCGACGACGAGTCGATCAACGTCGACCTCACCGGGGTGCCGGCCGAGTGCGAGCGCGTGGTGTTCCCGGTGTCGATCTACGACGCCGACAACCGGCACCAGAGCTTCGGCCAGGTGCGCAACGCCTTCATCCGGATCGTCAACCGGACCGACGGCAACGAGCTCGCCCGGTTCGACCTCACCGAGGACGCCTCCACCGAGACGGCGATGGTCTTCGGCGAGCTCTACCGGCACAACGGCGAATGGAAGTTCAGGGCCGTCGGGCAGGGGTACGCCTCGGGTCTGGCCGGCATCGCGATGGACTTCGGCGTCAACGTCGGCTGA
- a CDS encoding DUF475 domain-containing protein — protein sequence MILRTFGWSFGVTALGLLAAFLYDGPTGLALVAVLAILEISLSFDNAVVNAKVLDRMSPFWQKIFLTVGIAIAVFGMRLVFPLLIVGITAKLGPVEAFDLALNDSHRYHQLMNDAYPMIAAFGGMFLMMLFLNFVFEERGDKWLPWLERPLARIGKLDQLAVVVAGGSLALVSWLSADDPGNVMIAGVLGMVTYILVNGLGELFSEAGDEDEDEDGAAEGADGADEGREAAPAARSGPSSLALATGKAGFFLFLYLEVLDASFSFDGVIGAFAISTDPIVIALGLGIGAMYIRSLTVFLVRKGTLHEYVYLEHGAHWAIGALAVCMLISIGHHVPEWITGGLGAGLIIAAFISSVVRNRGEGDVEAPPTGDGKQLHSSNV from the coding sequence ATGATTCTTCGCACCTTCGGTTGGTCCTTCGGCGTCACGGCTCTAGGGTTGCTGGCCGCCTTCCTCTACGACGGGCCGACCGGCCTCGCGCTGGTCGCCGTCCTGGCCATCCTCGAGATCTCGCTGTCGTTCGACAACGCCGTGGTCAACGCCAAGGTGCTCGACAGGATGAGCCCCTTCTGGCAGAAGATCTTCCTCACCGTCGGCATCGCGATCGCGGTGTTCGGCATGCGGCTGGTCTTCCCGCTGCTGATCGTGGGCATCACCGCCAAGCTCGGCCCCGTCGAGGCGTTCGACCTGGCGCTCAACGACTCGCACCGCTACCACCAGCTGATGAACGACGCGTACCCGATGATCGCGGCGTTCGGCGGCATGTTCCTGATGATGCTGTTCCTGAACTTCGTGTTCGAGGAGCGCGGCGACAAGTGGCTGCCGTGGCTGGAGCGGCCGCTCGCCCGCATCGGGAAGCTGGACCAGCTGGCGGTGGTCGTCGCGGGCGGCTCGCTGGCGCTGGTGTCGTGGCTGTCGGCCGACGACCCGGGCAACGTCATGATCGCGGGCGTGCTCGGCATGGTGACCTACATCCTGGTCAACGGGCTCGGCGAGCTGTTCTCCGAGGCGGGCGACGAGGACGAGGACGAGGACGGGGCGGCCGAGGGCGCCGACGGCGCGGACGAGGGCCGGGAGGCGGCGCCCGCCGCGCGGTCCGGGCCGAGCTCGCTGGCGCTGGCCACCGGCAAGGCGGGGTTCTTCCTGTTCCTCTACCTGGAGGTGCTGGACGCCTCGTTCAGCTTCGACGGCGTCATCGGCGCGTTCGCGATCAGCACCGACCCGATCGTCATCGCGCTCGGCCTCGGCATCGGCGCCATGTACATCCGGTCGCTGACGGTCTTCCTGGTCCGCAAGGGCACCCTGCACGAGTACGTCTACCTGGAGCACGGCGCGCACTGGGCGATCGGGGCCCTCGCCGTCTGCATGCTGATCAGCATCGGGCACCACGTGCCCGAGTGGATCACCGGCGGGCTCGGCGCCGGGCTGATCATCGCGGCGTTCATCAGCTCCGTCGTCCGCAACCGGGGAGAGGGCGACGTCGAGGCCCCGCCGACCGGCGACGGCAAGCAGCTGCACTCCAGCAACGTCTGA
- a CDS encoding TerD family protein, translated as MSISLQKGQKVSLAKPGGGTLTRVRMGLGWDAVAKKGLFGKGKAQSIDLDASCLLFDAAGNLADQVWFRQLRSKDGSVQHTGDNLTGEGAGDDEVINVDLQGVPANVAQLVFTVNSFTGQDFSQIANAFCRLVDESTGQEIARYDLSGAGQHNAQIMAKVSRDGQGWSMTAIGATATGRTFQHLLPAVSAHL; from the coding sequence ATGTCGATCTCGCTGCAGAAAGGCCAGAAGGTCTCGCTCGCCAAACCCGGCGGCGGGACCCTCACCCGGGTCCGGATGGGGCTCGGCTGGGACGCCGTCGCCAAGAAGGGCCTGTTCGGCAAGGGCAAGGCCCAGTCGATCGACCTGGACGCCTCCTGCCTGCTGTTCGACGCCGCCGGGAACCTCGCCGACCAGGTCTGGTTCCGGCAGCTGCGCAGCAAGGACGGCTCCGTCCAGCACACCGGCGACAACCTGACCGGCGAGGGCGCGGGCGACGACGAGGTCATCAACGTCGACCTGCAGGGCGTCCCCGCCAACGTCGCCCAGCTGGTGTTCACGGTGAACTCCTTCACCGGGCAGGACTTCTCGCAGATCGCCAACGCGTTCTGCCGCCTGGTGGACGAGAGCACCGGGCAGGAGATCGCCCGCTACGACCTGAGCGGCGCCGGCCAGCACAACGCGCAGATCATGGCGAAGGTGTCGCGGGACGGCCAGGGCTGGTCGATGACGGCGATCGGCGCGACCGCGACCGGGCGCACGTTCCAGCACCTCCTGCCCGCCGTCTCGGCGCACCTGTGA